One genomic region from Leptospira tipperaryensis encodes:
- a CDS encoding carboxylate--amine ligase, with protein MFLYRKTLELPYQPFNSRKNQATKKRNKKESKREFSYWRISLGKFLRPEFWPAWLFYIPLVPYIVYLTIRHQGFGTICAANPGIYLGGLVGESKDEILKNIRSDSILKFHKLLRIDTETDFQNLKKSFLKNRFKYPYILKPDAGQRGSGVKLIRKEEDALLYLRKTNIDVVLQEYHPGPEEAGIFYYRLPKEKKGRIFSITRKTFPVIEGNGQNSLEELIWNHPRFRYQWKVFRERHSEHWKKILSKGERMRLAEAGNHCQGTLFTDGSDLITEALIEKIDQISQTFSGFYFGRYDVRYRSDEKLKEGKDFGIVELNGITSESTNLYDPKFSLFEMYSILFAQWSLLFRIGSENRKLGFPKTSLYKIVQVLFQFYAGDRKVNDRSD; from the coding sequence ATGTTTCTCTATCGAAAGACTTTGGAGTTGCCTTATCAACCCTTCAATTCCAGAAAAAATCAAGCTACAAAGAAGCGTAATAAAAAGGAATCCAAGAGGGAATTTTCCTACTGGAGGATCTCACTCGGAAAATTTTTACGACCCGAGTTTTGGCCGGCTTGGCTTTTTTACATTCCCTTAGTTCCATACATCGTCTATTTGACGATTCGTCATCAAGGTTTTGGTACGATCTGCGCGGCCAACCCCGGAATCTACTTAGGAGGTTTGGTAGGAGAATCGAAGGATGAAATTCTTAAAAATATTCGATCGGATAGTATATTAAAATTCCATAAATTACTAAGAATCGATACTGAAACGGATTTTCAAAACTTAAAAAAATCGTTTCTGAAGAATAGATTCAAGTATCCTTATATACTAAAGCCGGACGCAGGACAAAGAGGATCCGGGGTAAAACTGATCAGAAAGGAAGAAGATGCCCTACTCTATCTGCGGAAAACAAACATAGACGTCGTATTACAAGAATATCATCCCGGACCTGAAGAAGCAGGAATCTTTTACTATCGTCTCCCGAAAGAAAAAAAAGGACGGATCTTTTCGATCACGAGAAAGACCTTTCCCGTAATCGAAGGAAACGGCCAAAATTCCTTAGAAGAATTGATCTGGAATCATCCGAGGTTTCGATATCAATGGAAAGTTTTTAGGGAAAGGCATTCCGAACATTGGAAAAAAATTCTTTCCAAAGGAGAAAGAATGAGACTCGCGGAAGCGGGAAATCACTGTCAAGGAACTCTCTTCACGGACGGGAGCGATCTCATCACGGAGGCGTTGATTGAAAAGATCGATCAGATCTCGCAGACATTTTCGGGTTTTTACTTTGGAAGATACGACGTCCGTTATCGATCGGATGAAAAACTAAAAGAAGGAAAAGACTTTGGAATCGTAGAATTGAACGGAATCACTTCGGAATCAACAAACCTCTACGATCCGAAATTTTCACTCTTTGAAATGTATTCGATTCTTTTCGCGCAATGGAGTCTTCTCTTCCGGATTGGTTCCGAAAATCGGAAGTTGGGATTTCCCAAAACGAGCCTATATAAGATCGTTCAGGTTTTGTTTCAATTCTACGCGGGCGATCGAAAAGTAAACGATCGGTCCGATTGA
- a CDS encoding energy transducer TonB: MDQPNTLLTIIKRGKLRRFIDRYRMEFFLSSSFVIQMLILFFWYTPSIEFNRLDRLVDEVAFVDNLVIQDPNVGEAADDGEFEVTDTIKKKEDPRIAGAQDAIISGATAPVDLTPNITPEYSSEARSAGITGTTTLEVIIAENGQVLRVRSVGKPLGFGLDEAAIEAFYKKRYSPSILEGKAITVKVLIPVRFSLY; the protein is encoded by the coding sequence ATGGACCAACCCAACACCCTACTAACAATAATTAAAAGAGGAAAACTAAGAAGATTTATCGATCGTTACAGGATGGAATTTTTTCTATCCTCATCTTTCGTAATTCAAATGTTGATCCTCTTTTTCTGGTACACACCTTCCATCGAATTCAACAGATTGGATAGACTCGTTGACGAAGTTGCATTTGTCGATAATTTAGTAATTCAAGATCCAAATGTGGGAGAAGCGGCAGACGACGGAGAATTCGAAGTTACCGATACGATTAAAAAGAAAGAAGATCCGCGGATCGCAGGTGCGCAAGACGCGATCATTTCGGGTGCTACCGCGCCCGTCGATTTAACTCCGAATATCACTCCTGAATATTCCTCAGAGGCAAGATCCGCCGGAATAACGGGCACAACTACGTTGGAAGTGATCATCGCAGAAAATGGGCAGGTTTTGAGAGTGCGCTCTGTTGGCAAACCTCTCGGATTCGGTTTGGATGAGGCAGCAATCGAAGCCTTTTACAAAAAAAGATATTCTCCTTCCATCTTAGAAGGAAAAGCGATCACTGTTAAGGTTCTAATTCCGGTTCGCTTTAGCCTTTATTAA
- a CDS encoding ExbD/TolR family protein — protein MSLKKKKNPPSIPVSSMADIAFLLLVFFMVTSVLDTDPDLPIALPDVPGGEQLNKKIANLYLSADKDKAVYFNQVRMPMNEAINNVRAKLTTTPDLKVLIHADKDLPYADLDGAFELLKEAGALKVSLVTKTTQGGGL, from the coding sequence ATGAGTTTAAAAAAGAAAAAGAATCCCCCTTCCATTCCTGTTAGTTCGATGGCCGATATCGCTTTTTTACTTTTAGTGTTTTTTATGGTCACTTCCGTGCTTGATACAGATCCGGATTTACCGATCGCGCTTCCGGATGTTCCCGGAGGGGAACAGCTAAATAAGAAAATTGCGAATTTATACCTAAGTGCCGATAAAGACAAGGCAGTCTATTTCAATCAGGTTCGAATGCCTATGAACGAGGCGATCAACAACGTTAGAGCAAAGCTTACCACTACACCGGATCTCAAAGTTCTGATTCATGCTGACAAGGATCTTCCCTACGCGGATTTAGATGGTGCATTTGAACTATTAAAAGAGGCGGGCGCTTTGAAGGTTTCGCTCGTAACGAAGACGACTCAAGGCGGAGGTCTTTGA
- a CDS encoding ExbD/TolR family protein, producing MIRIKKKRVLEEISASSMSDIAFLLLVFFMVTAVFFVKEGLNIQLPRKNSNPTLVLRDNIYEILVTGDLIKMKNKSIGTKDYRNLVDFREQLNLMEIPDIENKVALIKTTGETKYGNMLDALSAVQIRGFKQISVKRLK from the coding sequence ATGATCCGTATCAAAAAGAAACGCGTATTGGAAGAGATTTCGGCATCGTCGATGTCGGATATTGCATTCCTTCTTCTTGTATTTTTCATGGTAACCGCGGTATTCTTTGTAAAGGAAGGATTGAATATTCAACTCCCGAGAAAGAATTCTAATCCAACTCTCGTGCTTAGGGACAATATCTACGAGATTCTTGTCACAGGCGATTTGATTAAGATGAAGAACAAATCCATTGGAACAAAGGATTATCGCAACCTGGTCGATTTCAGAGAACAACTCAATCTGATGGAAATTCCAGACATCGAAAACAAAGTCGCATTAATAAAAACGACCGGAGAAACGAAATACGGAAACATGTTAGACGCGTTATCCGCAGTTCAAATCCGGGGATTCAAACAGATCTCAGTAAAAAGGCTGAAATAG
- a CDS encoding MotA/TolQ/ExbB proton channel family protein yields the protein MKFSSLKKEFKWVTTALILSGLISLSTTVIFAQDKVSEPTKAETTEQAKTETPTATPAKTEKSWGFVDLFLLGGWTMYPLALSSIIALGIIFERLYFLATAKLLPKGYNIDLGEAMDTKGLDAVQGFLDERKEYKITQVLAGGIDVSSGDAEIFSKGVEREAAEVITVLERGLVILAAVSTIAPLIGFLGTVSGMINAFDAIANADQVNAKVVAGGIKEALITTAAGLIVAIPAMTFHQYLTSRIDGFTSEIEEAANRIYKEFLKRNSKKA from the coding sequence ATGAAATTTTCTTCCCTAAAAAAAGAATTCAAATGGGTGACAACAGCGCTCATCCTATCGGGACTAATTTCCCTTTCCACCACTGTAATATTTGCGCAGGACAAAGTATCAGAGCCGACCAAGGCGGAAACCACCGAGCAAGCGAAGACAGAAACGCCAACCGCAACCCCCGCAAAGACTGAAAAAAGCTGGGGATTCGTAGACCTTTTTCTCCTCGGTGGATGGACAATGTATCCGCTCGCGCTTTCCTCTATCATTGCTTTAGGAATCATATTCGAGAGACTTTATTTCCTAGCCACGGCAAAACTGCTTCCTAAAGGTTACAATATCGACCTCGGCGAAGCGATGGATACAAAAGGCCTCGACGCAGTACAAGGTTTCTTGGACGAAAGAAAAGAATACAAGATCACCCAAGTGTTAGCCGGTGGAATCGACGTATCGTCCGGAGACGCTGAGATTTTTTCTAAAGGTGTAGAACGGGAAGCAGCTGAAGTGATCACGGTTCTCGAAAGAGGACTCGTCATCTTAGCGGCGGTTTCAACGATTGCACCCTTGATCGGATTCTTAGGAACCGTATCCGGTATGATCAACGCATTCGACGCAATTGCAAACGCAGACCAAGTAAACGCAAAAGTTGTGGCGGGTGGTATCAAAGAAGCCTTGATCACGACTGCGGCCGGTTTGATCGTCGCGATCCCTGCGATGACCTTCCACCAATACCTTACTTCCAGAATCGACGGCTTTACTTCCGAAATCGAAGAAGCGGCCAATAGAATTTATAAAGAATTCTTAAAAAGAAATTCTAAAAAAGCATAA
- a CDS encoding TonB-dependent receptor: MKNKTISLLFFFSIVASPVFGQATGKLRGKVVDSESGDPVFGAVVIVRSIKAATRSDFDGKYELNLPPGEHNVEYQMIGFATQFKKVTITSGSQLSMNIVLGAQVLDTVEVKGRGLENSESALLALQRKSGVVSDGISEESIKKSPDSSAGDVLRRVTGITLVGGKFIFVRGLGERYSNTILNDSFIPSPEPDKRIVPLDLFPAGVIKNIRVIKTASAEDSAEFSGGIVKIETKEYPDNLLLSVSLGVGKNTQVAGHKFKTFNQGDMNNDFGLVSKKQELPDLIGGLPKVIPFVEGDRFGGIPTNLMKVGALSFNQQWSPNETDSPYNKSFSLSAGNSFRSEKWGRFGVLAGTTYNRSYNYREETNSRFQASNPVSLYLKDYNMLRPLNQNNLKLYTEEVLWGNNLNLAYEPKIGQQFFIKTLYSAQSDKTVREGEGTNYIDNFNFKSTNLSYISRTIFNNTLGGEHELRTFSARPHKVEWNLNYALAERDEPDARNQAWSQGGNDLANGFRRLGNNPDGTRYFSTTADTVRSQSLKYEIPFSQWDGLQSKLKFGISNLDRFKHFEFREFAQRNFNGSDRDYLYPVPGEIIYNPLTYANGDRKIFERASGNNAYDATQALKAAFAQAEIPIMAKLKTIVGVRYEDSYQKTQTYDLKNSWSGYNASYGCKTNSEEERLLLVRSNVCDVNNLGIGELRTKDKLPSANVAWEIAKDMNLRLGYSQTLTRPDLRELSPFGFSAYFQADRIFGNASLQRTYIHNYDVRWEYYLTNTDYIGVGAFFKNLSNPIELIGLPVAGSASLVYKYANAQQATIRGIELDYRKELLWWLRVETNVFFIKSRVDVIDANIYGFIATGQVDPTSTYAAYAPTTLNRPLQGQSDFVANLRIDVFTTKSKKHNIGFYYNYFSDRIALVGSDGVPNAIQKGTGTSDVVYTYKHNDRLDFRSSVRNLMNSQFKITQTDPLTGQEYVFQKYRTGLDISFSATYKL; this comes from the coding sequence ATGAAAAACAAGACAATTAGTTTATTATTCTTCTTCTCAATCGTAGCAAGTCCGGTCTTCGGACAAGCTACTGGGAAGCTCAGAGGAAAAGTCGTTGATTCGGAATCGGGAGATCCGGTCTTTGGAGCGGTCGTGATCGTTCGATCGATCAAGGCCGCGACTCGAAGCGACTTTGATGGAAAATACGAATTAAACCTACCGCCTGGCGAACATAATGTGGAATATCAAATGATCGGCTTTGCGACACAATTCAAAAAGGTGACGATCACCTCCGGATCACAACTTTCCATGAACATCGTTCTGGGTGCTCAGGTTTTGGACACTGTGGAAGTCAAGGGACGCGGACTCGAAAACTCTGAGTCTGCTTTATTGGCTCTGCAAAGAAAAAGTGGTGTAGTGTCCGATGGAATCAGCGAAGAATCCATCAAAAAAAGTCCGGACTCTTCCGCTGGAGACGTCCTTCGAAGAGTCACTGGTATCACGCTCGTCGGAGGTAAATTCATCTTCGTTCGAGGACTCGGCGAAAGATATTCCAATACGATCCTCAATGATTCCTTTATACCTTCGCCTGAACCTGACAAAAGAATCGTTCCACTGGATTTGTTTCCGGCGGGTGTAATCAAAAATATTCGGGTAATAAAAACCGCATCCGCGGAAGACTCCGCTGAATTTTCAGGAGGAATCGTAAAGATTGAAACCAAAGAATATCCGGATAATCTCTTGCTATCCGTTTCCTTGGGAGTCGGAAAAAATACTCAAGTTGCAGGTCACAAATTCAAGACTTTCAACCAAGGAGATATGAATAACGATTTCGGATTGGTCTCAAAAAAACAGGAACTTCCGGATCTCATTGGAGGTTTACCGAAAGTAATACCTTTCGTAGAGGGGGATCGATTTGGAGGAATACCAACCAATCTTATGAAAGTCGGCGCCTTGTCTTTCAATCAACAATGGTCTCCGAATGAAACGGATTCTCCTTATAACAAATCTTTCAGTTTGTCCGCAGGAAATTCCTTCCGTTCGGAAAAATGGGGAAGATTCGGAGTTTTAGCGGGAACGACATATAACCGGAGTTATAACTATCGCGAAGAAACGAATTCACGTTTTCAAGCAAGCAACCCGGTTTCGCTTTATTTAAAAGATTATAATATGCTCCGCCCTTTAAATCAGAACAACTTAAAACTATACACTGAAGAAGTTCTATGGGGAAACAACCTCAACTTAGCGTATGAACCAAAAATTGGGCAGCAATTCTTTATCAAGACCCTTTATTCTGCACAATCGGATAAGACAGTTCGCGAAGGTGAAGGAACAAACTACATCGACAATTTTAATTTTAAATCGACTAACTTGAGTTATATCAGTCGAACGATCTTTAACAACACTCTCGGTGGCGAACACGAGTTGAGAACCTTCAGCGCGAGGCCTCATAAAGTCGAATGGAATCTAAATTACGCCCTCGCCGAAAGAGACGAACCCGATGCAAGAAACCAAGCTTGGTCCCAGGGTGGAAATGATTTAGCAAACGGATTTAGAAGATTAGGAAACAACCCCGACGGAACTAGATACTTTTCGACTACTGCGGATACTGTTCGAAGCCAATCCCTTAAATATGAAATTCCATTCAGTCAGTGGGACGGGCTTCAGAGTAAATTAAAATTCGGAATTAGTAATCTTGATCGTTTCAAACACTTTGAATTTAGGGAATTCGCCCAAAGAAACTTCAACGGAAGCGATAGAGATTATCTCTATCCGGTTCCAGGGGAAATCATCTATAATCCTCTAACTTATGCGAACGGTGATAGAAAGATTTTCGAACGCGCTTCCGGGAACAATGCGTATGATGCGACACAAGCCCTTAAAGCCGCGTTCGCACAGGCGGAGATCCCAATTATGGCGAAATTAAAAACGATCGTCGGGGTCCGTTACGAAGACAGTTACCAAAAGACTCAAACATACGATCTCAAAAACAGCTGGAGCGGATACAATGCGAGCTACGGTTGTAAAACGAACTCAGAAGAAGAAAGACTTTTATTAGTAAGATCTAATGTTTGCGACGTAAATAACCTCGGGATCGGGGAACTCAGGACAAAAGACAAACTTCCTTCGGCCAACGTCGCGTGGGAAATTGCAAAAGACATGAATCTTCGTCTGGGATATTCTCAAACGCTTACAAGACCCGACTTGAGAGAATTGTCTCCGTTCGGATTTTCCGCATATTTTCAAGCTGATAGAATATTCGGTAACGCGAGCCTTCAAAGAACTTACATTCACAACTACGACGTTCGATGGGAATACTACCTAACCAACACTGATTACATCGGAGTGGGTGCGTTCTTTAAGAATCTTTCGAACCCGATCGAGCTCATCGGTTTACCGGTCGCGGGAAGCGCGAGCTTAGTTTACAAATATGCAAACGCACAGCAAGCCACGATCCGAGGAATCGAATTGGATTATCGTAAAGAATTGTTGTGGTGGTTGAGAGTAGAAACCAACGTCTTCTTTATCAAATCGAGAGTAGACGTGATCGACGCGAACATCTACGGCTTTATCGCGACAGGACAAGTGGATCCGACTTCGACGTATGCGGCCTATGCGCCTACTACCTTGAATCGTCCGCTGCAAGGTCAATCTGACTTCGTAGCAAACCTTAGAATCGACGTATTCACGACAAAAAGCAAAAAGCACAATATTGGATTCTACTATAATTATTTTAGCGATAGAATCGCTTTGGTCGGATCCGATGGAGTTCCGAACGCGATTCAAAAAGGAACCGGAACCTCGGATGTCGTCTATACTTACAAGCACAACGACCGTTTAGATTTCCGATCTTCCGTTCGAAATTTAATGAACAGCCAGTTTAAGATAACACAAACTGATCCTCTCACAGGACAGGAATATGTGTTCCAAAAATATAGAACCGGATTGGATATTTCTTTCTCTGCTACGTATAAACTCTAA
- a CDS encoding LA3241 family PerA/PerB upregulated protein, with protein sequence MSQNTFKFLHILLFILLSFSIFECKKSGQRPDFDKEIMDPKIALEIQKDKDILRSEIKNSYVILNSSHSVEEALSKAINEIRDSPDKDDDQLKYSCNPKEIREIYLPNNIDQNNITANSKIEDSMYLLLIRRKAGIDKVRQNLRGSKGPLQILPLPKPYNVRKLTNINGYIIKEFKVQLERRTIDIDEIKLIIEHKNQFKVCTYGT encoded by the coding sequence ATGTCCCAAAACACATTCAAATTTCTACATATTCTTCTTTTTATTCTTTTATCTTTTTCGATTTTCGAATGTAAAAAAAGCGGACAGCGGCCGGATTTCGACAAGGAAATCATGGATCCCAAAATCGCTTTAGAAATTCAAAAAGACAAAGACATCCTTAGATCGGAAATAAAAAATTCTTACGTAATACTAAACTCGTCTCATTCCGTTGAAGAAGCGTTATCGAAGGCGATCAATGAAATCAGGGATTCTCCTGATAAAGACGACGACCAGCTCAAATATTCGTGCAATCCGAAAGAGATCAGAGAGATCTATCTCCCGAACAACATAGATCAGAATAACATCACCGCGAATTCTAAGATTGAAGATTCAATGTATCTTTTACTCATCAGAAGAAAAGCCGGTATCGATAAAGTCAGACAAAATCTCAGAGGATCAAAAGGTCCGCTTCAAATTCTTCCCCTTCCAAAACCTTACAACGTAAGAAAGCTCACGAACATCAACGGTTACATTATAAAGGAATTTAAAGTGCAATTGGAACGAAGAACCATCGATATCGATGAAATTAAACTCATTATAGAACACAAAAATCAATTTAAAGTTTGTACGTACGGAACATGA
- the lipL48 gene encoding oxidative stress response protein LipL48 codes for MKSTYSKRVTLLFISATLLLSSFANCKEDKKDNTALLAIALLSGAGNSNAGSAICDGASIIGGNTVLTGNITSSQSFATYSSTSLSGIVRVKTGATLTFERGAVVFGTAGSALIIEQGAKIITKGDATAPVCFTSSKTSGNRAPGDWGGILIVGDGVGSRAAAQNTEGGTGLQYNSGANDNGTSGSFTYTIVEFAGNEVSTGDELNGLSMYVVGNGTTLDHVQVHRHLDDGVESWGGAWTGKYLLMTGGMDDDLDLDEAYTGKVQFVISHKYATTCGGTASTDPHGFEMDGTHSAGTASATAKTTTNVKLSNFTLLGKNVSNGFGARLREGLQGKFSNGLIYGFQSGNIDCVLNATGGGPATAPTLANVLVEAAKTNGNTAACTLPTTGLTALPVVSLGSGDSDNCAFATKPDYQPSGEAAAAAGSALTAQSSDSFFTDNTTYGGMISGSNWASGWTVYRAK; via the coding sequence ATGAAATCGACTTATTCAAAAAGAGTCACGCTTTTATTCATAAGCGCCACTCTACTACTTTCTTCTTTTGCAAATTGCAAAGAAGACAAGAAAGACAACACCGCATTGCTCGCAATCGCATTACTATCGGGAGCAGGTAACTCAAACGCCGGTTCTGCAATTTGCGACGGTGCTTCTATCATAGGCGGAAACACTGTTCTTACTGGGAACATTACCTCAAGCCAAAGCTTTGCTACGTATTCTTCCACTTCTCTCAGTGGAATCGTTCGTGTTAAGACCGGCGCTACGCTCACTTTTGAAAGAGGCGCGGTTGTGTTTGGAACTGCTGGTTCAGCTCTGATTATCGAGCAAGGTGCAAAGATCATAACCAAAGGGGACGCGACTGCTCCTGTTTGTTTTACTTCTTCTAAAACCTCCGGAAACAGAGCTCCAGGAGACTGGGGTGGAATTTTGATCGTAGGAGACGGTGTTGGTTCCAGAGCGGCCGCTCAGAACACGGAAGGTGGAACCGGTCTTCAATATAACAGCGGCGCGAATGATAACGGAACTTCTGGAAGTTTTACTTACACGATCGTTGAATTCGCCGGAAACGAAGTTTCTACCGGAGACGAGTTGAACGGACTTTCAATGTATGTTGTAGGAAACGGAACTACATTAGATCACGTTCAAGTCCATAGACACTTAGATGACGGCGTTGAATCCTGGGGAGGAGCTTGGACTGGTAAATATCTCCTTATGACCGGTGGAATGGATGATGATTTGGATTTAGATGAAGCCTATACAGGAAAAGTTCAATTCGTTATCTCCCACAAATACGCGACTACATGCGGTGGAACAGCATCCACTGATCCTCACGGATTTGAAATGGATGGAACACACAGTGCAGGAACCGCTTCTGCAACTGCAAAAACTACTACTAACGTAAAACTCTCTAACTTCACACTTCTTGGTAAAAACGTTTCCAACGGATTTGGCGCAAGATTGAGAGAAGGTCTTCAAGGAAAATTTAGCAATGGACTTATTTACGGATTCCAATCCGGAAATATCGACTGCGTATTAAACGCAACCGGTGGCGGTCCTGCAACAGCTCCGACTCTTGCTAACGTTTTAGTAGAAGCCGCAAAAACCAATGGAAACACTGCCGCCTGTACGCTTCCAACTACTGGCTTAACAGCGCTTCCCGTAGTTTCTTTGGGTTCCGGCGATTCAGACAATTGCGCTTTCGCGACCAAGCCTGATTATCAACCTTCGGGTGAAGCGGCCGCAGCAGCTGGATCTGCGCTAACTGCACAATCCTCTGACTCATTTTTTACCGATAACACTACCTATGGTGGTATGATCTCCGGTTCTAACTGGGCTTCAGGATGGACCGTGTATAGAGCGAAATAA
- a CDS encoding TetR/AcrR family transcriptional regulator has translation MPKVVDHEVYRISILTRCLSLFAKKGYAVVTMREISKELRVSTGSLYHYFPTKEVLFEEMAKWVVREDAKQLVEIRDRNRDKNPAERLELLFEFVREREGHFQDLILLACDLYRREDSEPAKAILKECSVIFRDAIESHLGLKNPEIENLFFSVLIGTIFQRMMDEGTVDFEKTFGIVRVFAPFLTSAPFMESKKVGNDSR, from the coding sequence GTGCCCAAGGTTGTGGATCACGAAGTTTACAGAATTTCCATTCTAACAAGATGTTTGAGCCTTTTTGCCAAAAAGGGCTATGCGGTGGTTACAATGCGAGAGATTTCCAAGGAGCTTCGGGTTTCTACGGGGTCCCTCTATCATTATTTTCCGACCAAGGAAGTTTTGTTTGAGGAAATGGCGAAGTGGGTGGTTCGAGAGGACGCGAAGCAGTTGGTCGAAATCCGAGATCGAAATCGGGACAAAAACCCGGCTGAAAGACTCGAGCTGCTCTTTGAGTTCGTTCGAGAAAGGGAAGGACATTTTCAGGATTTGATTTTGCTCGCTTGCGATCTTTACAGAAGAGAAGACTCGGAGCCTGCAAAAGCGATTTTGAAAGAATGTTCGGTGATCTTTCGGGATGCGATCGAAAGCCATCTCGGTTTAAAAAATCCGGAGATAGAAAACCTTTTTTTCAGCGTTCTGATCGGAACCATTTTTCAAAGGATGATGGACGAGGGAACGGTCGACTTCGAAAAAACTTTCGGGATCGTAAGGGTCTTTGCTCCGTTTCTAACAAGCGCTCCGTTTATGGAATCGAAAAAGGTCGGAAACGATTCAAGATAG
- a CDS encoding alkane 1-monooxygenase — translation MTNLKRYSFIVCFLVPAFAVLGFYLGGAYNFLTFAIVFGILPILDLAVGSDPSNPVEEEVPSLQNEFYFRFLTYMWAWVQIGLVIWALYEIQNKELTGLEWFGFVLAIGINTGGIGITVAHELGHKSKKIEQWYSKFILMTVCYMHFFIEHNRGHHVNVSTHEDPASSRKGESFYRFYPRTVFGSYFSAWKLEEKRLSKQGKSAWSLENEMISASLITLLFIGVVTAGLTLYTGKFSWEVPAFFFVQSFIAFSLLELVNYIEHYGLQRKEIAPGKFEKVLPIHSWNQNFAVSNAFLFHLQRHSDHHANAGRRYSALRHFEESPQLPYGYEVMVLVALIPPLWYKIMDWRLEDWKKKYYGNANSEAVRNAV, via the coding sequence ATGACCAATTTGAAACGTTACTCGTTCATTGTTTGTTTTTTAGTTCCCGCGTTTGCGGTGTTGGGTTTTTATTTAGGCGGAGCGTATAATTTTCTTACCTTCGCGATCGTGTTCGGAATATTACCGATTTTGGATTTAGCCGTCGGTTCCGATCCGTCGAACCCGGTCGAAGAGGAAGTTCCTTCTTTGCAGAACGAATTTTATTTTCGATTTCTTACTTATATGTGGGCCTGGGTTCAGATTGGCTTAGTTATTTGGGCTCTTTATGAAATTCAAAACAAGGAACTGACTGGTTTGGAATGGTTCGGCTTTGTTCTCGCGATCGGAATCAATACCGGAGGAATCGGAATCACCGTTGCACACGAGTTAGGTCATAAGAGTAAGAAGATCGAGCAGTGGTATTCAAAATTTATTCTGATGACCGTTTGTTATATGCACTTCTTTATCGAACACAATCGGGGACACCACGTAAACGTTTCGACTCACGAGGATCCGGCCTCTTCGAGAAAGGGAGAGTCCTTCTATCGATTCTATCCAAGAACCGTATTTGGTTCTTATTTCTCCGCTTGGAAGCTGGAAGAAAAAAGGCTTTCCAAACAAGGAAAGTCGGCTTGGTCTCTGGAGAATGAGATGATTTCTGCGAGTTTAATTACGCTTTTGTTCATCGGAGTTGTGACCGCGGGGCTCACTCTTTATACTGGAAAATTTTCTTGGGAAGTTCCGGCATTCTTTTTTGTTCAGAGTTTTATCGCATTCTCCCTTTTGGAATTGGTGAACTATATCGAACACTACGGCCTTCAGAGAAAGGAAATCGCTCCGGGAAAGTTTGAAAAGGTTCTACCGATTCATTCTTGGAATCAGAATTTTGCGGTAAGCAACGCATTTCTATTTCATCTTCAAAGACATTCGGATCACCACGCTAACGCGGGAAGACGTTACTCGGCATTGCGTCACTTTGAAGAGAGCCCTCAACTTCCTTACGGTTACGAAGTGATGGTTCTGGTGGCTCTGATTCCTCCTCTCTGGTATAAGATCATGGATTGGAGATTGGAAGACTGGAAGAAAAAATACTATGGGAATGCGAATTCCGAAGCGGTTAGAAACGCGGTATAA